TCGCGGACGTGAGGCCGAGTGAAGGCAACGCCGGCAAGCTGACGATCGTTCTCAAGTATGGGCGTGATCGTTCGAGTGCCATTGACGGAGTTCGCCGCATCAGCCGGCCGGGTCGTCGCGTGTACGTCAAGCACGACCGGATTCCGCGCGTCCTTTCGGGCCTCGGGATCAGCATCTTGAGCACGTCTCACGGCTTGATGAGCGACCGCGATGCCCGTAAGCACAAGCTCGGTGGCGAGCTTCTCTGCGAGGTGTGGTGATGCAGGCCGCTACGACGCAATCGAGCGAAGTTTCTAAGACTTCGCGGGTTGGCAAGCGTCCGGTT
This genomic window from Polyangiaceae bacterium contains:
- the rpsH gene encoding 30S ribosomal protein S8, with the translated sequence MMTDPIADMLTRIRNAALARHDRTEVPASKLKKAVADILKSEGYIADVRPSEGNAGKLTIVLKYGRDRSSAIDGVRRISRPGRRVYVKHDRIPRVLSGLGISILSTSHGLMSDRDARKHKLGGELLCEVW